One genomic region from Chrysemys picta bellii isolate R12L10 chromosome 16, ASM1138683v2, whole genome shotgun sequence encodes:
- the LOC122172755 gene encoding zinc finger protein 3-like: MTSMFCSTSSHPLMGQEREMAAVEPVQGPMIFEEVAGYFAREEGALLDPTQRALYRDIMEENYETVILLGDGMVSENEEEKLQQEDAEQVEPHGMLSGRSIGNVSGCCARREKAKACETQQMPEENLRSHLDLITCERINLENRRYTCHECGKSFSGISDLFTHQRIHRGETPYTCSECGKSFNQSYILIRHWRTHTGEKPYTCSECGKSFNQSSNLIRHRRIHTGEKPYGCSECGKHFIHTSALISHQKIHTGDTPYTCSECEKSFYQSSDLIKHRRIHTGEKPYTCSECRKSFNQSSTLIRHQKIHMRENCNKCLD, from the exons gggccgATGATCTTTGAGGAGGTGGCTGGGTATTTCGCCAGGGAAGAGGGGGCTCTGTtggaccccactcagagagccctGTACAGAGACATCATGGAGGAGAACTATGAGACGGTGATCTTGCTGG GTGATGGAATggtgagtgagaatgaggaggagaaactccagcaggaagatgctgagcaagtaGAACCACATGGGATGTTATCAGGAAGATCCATAGGGAATGTTTCCGGGTGTTGTGCACGCCGAGAAAAAGCAAAAGCCTGTGAGACTCAGCAGATGCCAGAGGAAAACTTGAGGAGCCACTTAGACCTTATTACATGCGAGAGAATCAACTTGGAAAACAGACGCTACACATgccatgagtgtgggaaaagcttcagtgggATCTCAGACCTTTTCACACATCAAAGAATCCACAGAGGAGAGACGCCCTACACATgttctgagtgcgggaaaagcttcaatcagagctaTATCCTTATCAGACATTGGAGAACTCACACTGGAGAGaaaccctacacatgctctgagtgtgggaaaagcttcaatcagagctcaaaccttatcagacataggagaatccacacaggggagaaaccttatggatgctctgagtgtgggaaacacTTCATTCATACTTCAGCCCTCATCtcacatcagaaaatccacacaggagacacgccctacacatgctctgaatgTGAGAAAAGCTTCTATCAGAGCTCTGATCTGATCAAACATcgtagaatccacacaggagagaaaccctacacatgctctgagtgcaggAAAAGTTTCAATCAGAGCTCAACCCTTATCagacatcagaaaatccacatgagagagaactgtaataaatgccttgactag